Below is a genomic region from Leptospira barantonii.
AAAGATCGTTCGGTTTTTCGGAAATTTGCACGGCTTGCAAAGAATTTAGAATTTCAGTCAAACGCAAGAATGGAGCCGGAATTTATCGTTTGCCAGAGGACCCGAGGTTTCTAAGCTGGCAAGTAAGGGAAACAAGACGCCGTTTTTCAAGCCATCGGGAGCAATATTTCCATGCAAGACATAATCGAGAAATTGAAAGCAAAGGAATTCAGACCTCTGCTCATTCTTTCCGCCGCATTTATCATCTATATCGGTTTCACCATTTTACCACTCATTGCTTATTTTACCCCGGACGGTGTCGCCGAGATCAAAGGTAAGAATTATACGATCAAGGATGTTGAAAAAGAAAGTCCGAGAATCGCACGTAAATTCTATGCGGAAACGAACGATCGTTTGTATCGAATCCTTTCGGAGTTCGCAAGTAAGAAGGTAGTCGCGCTCGCCGCAAAGGAGCGTAACGTTTCCGAAAAGGAATTGATGGAGCCGAACGTTCCCGCACCGAGCATCGAGGAAATGCGCGCGATTTACGATCAGTATAAAAATTCTCCCGCGCTCAGAGGAAAGTCCTTTGATCAAGTGAAGAATGAAATCGAAAACCATCTCATTTCTCAAAAGAAGGAAGAGATCAGAAACAATCTCTTCGGTCAACTCCGCAACGAATATAATATTTCCGTAAAGGTGAAGGAACTTCCTCCACTCAAAGACAATACCATTCTCACCGGAAACAATCCTTCCATCGGTCCCGAAAAAGCGAAGGTTACGATCATAGAATTTTCCGATTTCGAATGTCCTTTTTGCAAAAGAAGTCAGGACGTAAACGTTCAATTGAGAGCCAAGTATAAGGATCAGATTCGTTGGGTGTTTAGAGATTATCCTCTTTCGTTTCACCCGAACGCGATGTTCGCGCATATCGCGGCGAATTGCGCCGCTCCTCAAGGAAAGTATTGGGATTTCTTCAACGTTCTTTTTAACAACTCCGGAAATCTTCCGAAAGAAAGAGTTTTGGATCTTGCAAGAGGCGCAGGGCTTGAAATGAAAACTTTCAGCCAGTGTGT
It encodes:
- a CDS encoding DsbA family protein; translated protein: MQDIIEKLKAKEFRPLLILSAAFIIYIGFTILPLIAYFTPDGVAEIKGKNYTIKDVEKESPRIARKFYAETNDRLYRILSEFASKKVVALAAKERNVSEKELMEPNVPAPSIEEMRAIYDQYKNSPALRGKSFDQVKNEIENHLISQKKEEIRNNLFGQLRNEYNISVKVKELPPLKDNTILTGNNPSIGPEKAKVTIIEFSDFECPFCKRSQDVNVQLRAKYKDQIRWVFRDYPLSFHPNAMFAHIAANCAAPQGKYWDFFNVLFNNSGNLPKERVLDLARGAGLEMKTFSQCVNDSAVRKEVEADMAEGEKYGVTGTPAFFINGIMVEGAQPIEAFTKVIDQELKN